A single genomic interval of Natronoarchaeum philippinense harbors:
- a CDS encoding succinylglutamate desuccinylase/aspartoacylase family protein: MSEHEGSASADDPSTEDDTFVYDGGAVAPGERVNIRFPISETYLGDPVRLPVTIINGPEPGPTAYLTAAAHGDELNGIEVVREVAHEWNHDVLHGTLVCLPVLNVPAFLAQQRYLPIYDRDLNRSFPGSEHSTSAKRMAHRIFSNFIEPCDFGLDFHTSTRGRTNMLHARANMEDEETARLAQAFSSNVILAGNGPSGTLRREATDAGVPTITVEMGEAHRFQRGLINRALDGVVSVFAEYGLFKESTVHWPGWRTVITDEQEKTWLRADVGGIVDMHHDRGALVHEGEAICSITNPFKTDTDVVEAPFTGLLVGVLENPVVYPGNPLCHLVELDSSTLRAVERDQFGRDESPYQL, translated from the coding sequence ATGAGCGAACATGAGGGGTCGGCGTCTGCCGACGATCCCTCGACGGAAGACGACACGTTCGTGTACGATGGCGGCGCAGTTGCCCCCGGCGAGCGCGTCAACATCCGATTCCCGATCAGCGAGACGTATCTCGGAGATCCGGTGCGGCTCCCTGTGACGATCATCAACGGCCCCGAACCGGGACCGACGGCGTATCTGACTGCGGCAGCACACGGCGACGAACTCAACGGCATCGAAGTCGTTCGTGAAGTCGCCCACGAGTGGAACCACGACGTGCTTCACGGCACGCTGGTCTGTCTTCCGGTGTTGAACGTCCCCGCCTTCCTCGCCCAGCAGCGCTACCTGCCGATCTATGATCGGGACCTGAACCGCTCGTTTCCGGGCAGTGAACACTCGACCAGCGCCAAGCGAATGGCACATCGCATCTTCTCGAACTTCATCGAGCCGTGTGATTTCGGACTGGACTTTCACACGTCCACGCGCGGGCGAACGAACATGCTCCACGCACGAGCGAACATGGAGGACGAGGAAACTGCACGGCTGGCACAAGCGTTCAGTTCGAACGTCATCCTCGCGGGGAACGGTCCAAGCGGAACGCTCCGGCGAGAGGCGACCGACGCGGGCGTCCCGACGATCACCGTCGAGATGGGCGAAGCCCACCGCTTTCAGCGCGGCCTGATCAACCGCGCGCTCGACGGCGTCGTCAGTGTCTTCGCCGAGTACGGCCTGTTCAAAGAAAGCACCGTGCACTGGCCGGGGTGGCGTACCGTCATCACTGACGAGCAAGAGAAAACGTGGCTGCGAGCAGATGTCGGCGGCATCGTCGACATGCATCACGACCGCGGCGCGCTCGTCCACGAAGGCGAAGCGATCTGCTCGATTACGAACCCGTTCAAGACTGACACCGACGTGGTCGAAGCACCCTTCACCGGTCTTCTCGTCGGCGTCCTCGAAAATCCGGTCGTCTATCCCGGAAACCCGCTGTGCCACCTCGTCGAACTCGATTCGAGCACGCTCCGAGCAGTCGAGCGCGACCAGTTCGGTCGCGACGAGAGCCCCTATCAGCTCTGA
- a CDS encoding RimK family alpha-L-glutamate ligase yields MAGDAATTIGVLSLHNSKETKAILNAAEALGYDTAWPRSENTSVSIEDGELTIEPDVDVVANRLLLSNTAQPAEELGLANVFARAGEMLNVPEATLTAMHKFAAATALAEADVPIPDALLALGSATLNRRRSEFGEEAVYKTAIGTHGGGTWKVGPGESVNAMVGNRYAFLQDLIERDGEAHRDLRVYVVDGQILGAMHRYAPEGDWRTNVSLGGDVRDASDQLTDEVRQIARTATEAIGLDYAGVDIIEGDDGWYVLEVNPTAGFKGFFEATGRSPAPYIAALAAERAGESVDETRVEELSTTLDDSVPTARPHPEPNGLDGAATIGYTEEVMVSGTSDSKTVVAKSDTGATRTSVDTSLAAEIGAGPIKSKMRVRSGSSKRSKVRPIVDIVVGVGGHRHTVAANVEDRSHMDYPLLLGRDILEHYHVDVGRRVDADTDETELEE; encoded by the coding sequence ATGGCAGGCGACGCTGCGACGACGATCGGGGTTTTGAGCCTTCACAACAGCAAGGAGACGAAAGCGATACTCAATGCGGCCGAGGCACTAGGGTACGACACGGCGTGGCCTCGTTCTGAGAACACGTCTGTAAGTATCGAGGACGGCGAACTGACGATCGAACCCGATGTCGATGTCGTCGCCAACCGACTCTTACTCTCGAACACCGCACAACCCGCCGAAGAACTCGGCTTGGCCAACGTCTTCGCGCGTGCCGGGGAGATGCTGAACGTTCCGGAGGCGACGCTGACCGCGATGCACAAGTTCGCTGCGGCCACCGCGTTGGCCGAGGCTGATGTCCCGATCCCGGACGCGCTGTTGGCCCTCGGCAGCGCGACGCTGAACCGCCGCCGGTCGGAGTTCGGCGAGGAAGCAGTCTACAAGACCGCGATCGGAACCCACGGCGGCGGCACGTGGAAGGTCGGCCCCGGTGAGTCGGTCAATGCGATGGTGGGCAACCGATACGCGTTCCTACAGGACCTCATCGAGCGTGATGGCGAAGCCCACCGCGACCTCCGCGTGTACGTCGTCGACGGCCAGATCCTCGGTGCGATGCACCGCTATGCCCCCGAAGGCGACTGGCGCACGAACGTCTCGCTCGGCGGAGATGTCCGCGATGCTTCCGACCAACTCACCGATGAGGTCCGTCAGATCGCACGTACGGCGACCGAGGCGATCGGACTGGACTACGCCGGCGTCGACATCATCGAGGGCGACGACGGCTGGTACGTCCTCGAGGTCAACCCTACCGCTGGCTTCAAGGGTTTTTTCGAGGCTACCGGCCGCTCGCCCGCACCGTACATTGCCGCGCTCGCAGCGGAGCGCGCTGGCGAATCGGTCGACGAGACCCGTGTCGAAGAACTCTCGACCACGCTCGACGATTCGGTGCCGACCGCCAGACCGCACCCGGAGCCTAATGGGCTCGACGGCGCCGCGACGATCGGCTACACCGAGGAAGTGATGGTCAGTGGGACGAGCGACTCAAAGACCGTCGTGGCAAAGTCCGACACCGGCGCGACCCGAACCAGCGTCGACACGAGTCTCGCCGCCGAGATCGGTGCGGGCCCGATCAAGAGCAAGATGCGCGTCCGATCGGGAAGTTCCAAGCGCAGCAAGGTTCGGCCGATCGTCGACATCGTCGTCGGCGTCGGCGGGCATCGCCACACGGTCGCCGCTAACGTCGAGGACCGAAGCCACATGGACTACCCGCTGTTGCTCGGCCGAGACATCCTCGAACACTACCACGTCGATGTCGGACGCCGCGTCGACGCCGACACCGACGAGACGGAACTCGAGGAGTAA
- a CDS encoding DNA-3-methyladenine glycosylase family protein: protein MADLIDRHGPLDMTPADNEFRRLVVSILNQQLSTASARAVRERAFDVLDGQVTPDTVLSADQDALREAGLSDSKVEYVRNCAQAFQERDLTRGALDEYGDDAVIDLLTEIRGVGEWTARMYLIFALGREDVLPLGDLAVRRGIDELYGDGDASMARSEMRAIAESWRPYRSVGTRYVWQAYESE from the coding sequence ATGGCCGACCTGATCGACCGCCACGGCCCGCTCGACATGACGCCGGCCGACAACGAGTTTCGTCGCCTCGTCGTGTCGATTCTCAACCAGCAACTGTCGACGGCTTCGGCACGCGCCGTCCGAGAGCGCGCGTTCGACGTGCTCGACGGTCAGGTGACGCCCGATACCGTTCTATCGGCCGATCAGGACGCGCTCCGCGAGGCGGGCCTGAGCGACTCGAAAGTCGAATACGTCCGGAACTGCGCGCAGGCGTTTCAAGAGCGCGATCTCACCCGTGGCGCCCTCGACGAGTACGGCGACGACGCGGTGATCGATCTACTGACCGAGATCCGCGGCGTGGGCGAGTGGACCGCCCGCATGTACCTGATCTTCGCGCTCGGGCGCGAAGACGTTCTCCCGCTCGGCGACTTGGCAGTTCGGCGCGGCATCGACGAACTGTACGGCGACGGCGACGCGTCGATGGCGCGCTCGGAGATGCGTGCGATCGCCGAGTCGTGGCGTCCGTACCGGTCGGTGGGAACGCGGTACGTCTGGCAAGCGTACGAATCGGAGTGA